The bacterium nucleotide sequence TTCATTGCGGAACTCACCGAAGGCCGGCACCGCTCGCGCCATCCGATGTGGCCCGGTGCCACCGTGCCGTAGGCCGGACGCGTCGCTTTGCGCTTCCCTCACGGCATCCGTGGCGTTTCCTTCGCAGTGTGTCGAGTCGGTCTCCCAAACGCGCCATTCCGGTGATCGGTGTCACCGGGCCGATCGGCTCGGGCAAGAGCGCCGTGTCCGCTTGCTTTGCCGCCTGGGGCGGCGCCATTGTCTCCGGCGATGAGATCGGACATCGGGTCGTGGACCGCTCCCCGCAACTTCGCAATCGACTGGCGCGCGCCTTCGGCCACGACATCCTCACGGGGGGACAGATCGATCGCGGCCTGCTGGCCCGACGCGCCTTCGCCGGGCCGCGTCAGACCGCCACGTTGAACCGCATCGTCCATCCCGCGCTGGTGGCTGAGCTGAATCGCGAGGTTGCCCGTCTGCGTCGCCGACGCGGCGTGCGCGCCGTCGTCATCGACGCCGCCCTCTTGGTCGAGTGGGGTATTGGCCGGATTCACTGGGATTTCCTCGTCGGCGTCAACGCCCCCTACGAATTGCGGCTCCGTCGGTTGCGCAAGCGCGGGATGTCGCTGGCGCAAATCCGCCGTTTCTCCCGGGCGCAAATGCCGTGGAATCGCAAGCGCGCGTATTGCGATTTCATTGTCAAAAACGGTTCTTCCTGGGCGAATCTGCGCCGCGAAGCGAGACTTTGCTGGGAAAAAATGTTATCATAAAGTCCGACAACATTTTCGGAGATTCGCTCCACCCGATCTCCGGAGAAGGAGCCGATGACCAGACAAAATCCCTACCGATTTAGCGTCGAACGATTGGCCGACAAAGCGCTGGAGATTCGACGCGACATCATCACGATGCTGGTGGAAGCCAAGTCGGGACACACCGGCGGGCCGCTGGGGTTTGCCGATGTGGCCACCGCATTGTTTTTCCACGAATTGGTGTTCGATCCGAAGAACCCGAAGTGGCCCGATCGCGACATGTGGTTCTACTCGTTCGGGCATGTGACCCCGATCCACTACAGCGCATTGGCCGAAGCCGGGTTCTTCCCGCTGAAGGACCTGATGAAATTCCGCAAGTTCGATGGCCATCTGCAAGGGCACCCCTCCAACCTGGACTCGCCCGGCATCGAGGTGTCCTCCGGCTCGCTGGGGCAGGGGCTTTCGATCGCCTTCGGCGCCGCCTACGGCTCGCGTATGGATGGGCACCCGCGCCGGGTTTATGCGCTCATGTCCGACGGCGAGCAGCAGGAGGGATCGATCTGGGAGGCGGTGATGTCGGCCGGTCATTACCAGCTCGACAACCTCTGCGGCATCATCGATTACAACAACATCCAGATCGACGGCTGCGTCGAGGACATCATGGGTCTGGCGCCTCTGGCCGACAAGTACCGCGCCTTCCGCTGGCATGTGATCGAAATCGACGGCCACGATTTCCGTCAAATCCTCGCCGCCCTCGATGAGGCACGCGCCACTAAGGGCAAGCCCACCGTCATCCTGGCGCGCACCGTCATGGGACGGCCCGTGAGTTTCATGAGCGACAATTACGAGTGGCACGGCAAACCGCCGACCCGCGAACAAGGTGAAAAGGCCCTGGCCGAACTGGGAACCTCGTTGGCCGAATGGTCCGCGCGCCTGTTGAACAACTGACGCCAACGGAGACTCTCGCACATGCCGGAACTGAAGAAAACACGCGAAGGCTTTGGCCGCGCCCTTGTTGAACTTGGAAAGGCCAACCCCGACGTGGTCGTGCTGGTCGGGGACCTGTCGGAATCGACGATGGTCAGTTTCTTCGCGAAGGAGTTCCCCGAACGGTTCATCCAGATGGGTGTGGCCGAGCAGAACATCATGAACACCGCCGCCGGACTCTCGCTGGTCGGCAAGATTCCATTTCTGTCGACCTACGGCGCTTTCGCCACCTGCCGTTGCATGGACCAGATTCGCGTCACCGTCTGCTACTCCGATCTGAACGTCAAGATCGGCGGCGCCCACGGCGGCATCTCGGTCGGGCCTGACGGCGCCACGCACCAGGCGATGGAAGAAATCTCGATGTTGCGCGCCCTGCCGCGCATGAAAGTCGTCGTTCCCTGCGACTTTGAGGAGACGCGCAAGGCCACCCACGCCGCCGCCGAACTCTGGGGGCCGGTGTACATCCGCTTCGGCCGTGAAAATGTGCCGGTGGTGACCACGCCCGAGACACCGTTTGTCTTCGGCAAAGGACTGCCGCTGCGCGACGGCGGCGATCTGGCCATCATCGCCTGCGGGGTGATGGTCTACGAGGCCCTGGAGGCCGCCGATGCCCTCGCCAAGCGCGGCATCGAGGCGCGGGTGATCAACCTGCACACGATCAAGCCGATTGACCGCGAGATCATCCGGCAGGCGGCCGCTGACTGCGGCGCCATCGTCACCGCCGAGGAACACCAGATCAACGGCGGGCTGGGCGGCGCGGTTGCCGAGGTGGTGGTCCGTGGCAACCCCGTTCCCATGGAGTTTGTGGCCGTCGATGATCGCTTCGGGCAGTCGGGGACACCGGATGAGTTGATGACGGCCTTCGGGTTGAAGTCGCGCGACATCATCGCGGCCGGCGAGAAGGTCTTGAAACGCAAGACGGCCCGTGTCTTTTGACCCGCCGCTTGCCAACGAAGGAAGTGTGTGATCATGGCGACAGTCGTATCGACCCCCGTCCGGCCAAAACCCATGGCGGAGCGGCTGCGGAATCTCGGCACCGAGAGCGCCTTCGAGGTTCTGGCCCGCGCCCGTGAGATCGAACGGACCGGCCGGAGCGTCATTCATCTGGAAATCGGCGAGCCCGATTTTGACACCCCCAGGCATATCGTGGAGGAAGCCGTCAATGCGCTCCGCAGCGGCATGACCCACTATGGCCCCTCGGCCGGACTGCCCGAAGCGCGCGAGGCCATCGCCCGCTATGTCCGCGAGTCCCGCGGCGTCGATGTCACCCCCGACTGGGTCGTCGTCACCCCCGGCGCCAAGCCGATCATCTTCTTTACGATCTTCGCCCTCGTCGACCCCGGCGATGAGGTCATCTATCCCAATCCCGGATTCCCGATCTATGAATCGGTGATCCGCTTTGTCGGCGCCAAACCGGTCCCGATCGTTCTGCGCGAGGAGAACGGCTTCCGCGTCGACATCGACGAGCTGGCCTCCCTGGTCACCGACAAGACCAAACTGATCATCATCAATTCGCCGCAGAATCCCACCGGCGGCATGCTGACGCCCGGGGATCTGGCGACCGTGGCCCAGATTGCGCTGGAGCGCGGCATCTACGTCCTCGCCGATGAAATCTATTCCGAGATCGTCTACGACGGCAAGTTCACCAGCATCCTGCACGTGGCCCCCGAGGCGCGTGAGAATGTCATCCTGCTGGATGGCATGTCCAAAACCTTCGCCATGACCGGCTGGCGGCTTGGGTGGGGTGTCATGCCACCGACGATTGCCATCGCGGTCTCGCGCCTGCAAACCAACAGCAATTCCTGCACCGCCTCCTTCTCGCAGAAGGTGATCGGCCCGGCTCTGTTTGGCCGCCGCGATGAAGTGGTTGCCATGTGTCGTGAGTTCAGGGTGCGGCGGGACCTGGTGGTCGACGGCCTCAATCGGATTCCCGGCATCTCCTGTCTGAAGCCCGCCGGCGCCTTCTACGTCTTCCCGAACATCTCCCGTCTGGGGATGAAGGCCAAGGAAGTGGAGAGGGGGTTGCTGGAAGAGGCCGGTGTCGCCGCCTTGGCGGGCACATCCTTCGGGTCGGGCGGCGAGGGGTACCTCCGACTGTCATACGCCAACTCGCAGGACAACCTCCGCGAAGGATTGCGCCGCATGGAAGAGTGGGTCAAAAACCATACTCACTAAGTCGCCTTTCCCCTCTGAGAGAATGCCCCCCACGGATAGTAGTCGGGGGCATTTTTTTTCTTGACAGGGAACCGGATTGTCCGACCTTGAGTTACGTACGATGGAGGTCTGCAGTCTGGGACCGCCCATCGAGGGGGACAGGTACAGATGGGCGGGTTCCATGGCAGGCGACCCGATCCTCACACTCGTTGCCGCAGGCAGCGCCCCCAGTCGCGTCAGTACGAGTTGTCGTGTCCGCCGTTCTTTGCGGACCTGATTGTTTGTTTTGACAGCATCCGGCGCCGGCTTCATCATGGACCGATGCCCCCAAAGGGGGTGGCGTGCAAAGCTCAATCAAGAGTAACTGGTTCGGCGGGCGATTCTTGTAACCGTCTCGGACGCATCGAGTTGCGTATGAGGCGGGGTGTGCAGTTTTTGCACACCGCTGAGGGAATCGCCAAACCTGACGATAATCACAACGAGTTATGTGCGCACACAAGGAGGGACCCTTGCGCAAATTCGTGAACACACTCTGGGTGCTCAGCTTCGCGGCCTTGTTGCTGGCCGTGAGTGCCTGGGCCGGCACCACGGGCAAAATTGCCGGCGTGGTGACAGACAAGACCAACGGCCAGCCGATCCCCGGCGCGGCCATCTCTATCGTCGGAACGACATGGGGAGCCCTGACCGACGAAGAAGGCCGCTTCGTCATTCTCAACGTCCCCGTTGGCACCTATACCCTCAAAGCGACGATCGTCGGCTTCGCGCCGATGGAAGTCACCAACGTCGGGGTCAACGTGGACCTCACCACCATCCAGGACTTCGCGCTCTCGTCGGAGGCGGTGGAACTGGGCACCGTCTCGGTGACCGCCGAGCGGCCGCTGGTCAAGCAGGACCGCACATCCTCGCTGCGCATTGTCGGCGCCGAAGACGTGCAAAATCTCCCGACCCGCGGCTATCAGGATGTCGTCGGGCTGCAGGCGGGCGCGATCCGCTTCTCCGACAACGTCGGCGTCCGCCAGCGTGGCGGCCGTGAGAACAGCACCACCGGCACGCTCAACGTGCGCGGCGGCCGCTCCTCGGAAGTCGCCTACTACGTTGACGGCTTCTCGCAGCAGGATCCACTCACCGGGTTGTCGACCACTCAGATCAACAACAACTCGATCCAGGAAGTCTCGATCGTCACCGGCGGATTCAATGCCGAGTATGGCCTGATCATGTCGGGTGCCGTCAACGTCATCACCCGGGCGGGCACCGACAAGTTCCATGGGACTTTCGAGACGGTGACCGACAACTTCCACGGCGAGAATTATGACTTTAACGTCTACTCCGGCGTGCTCTCCGGCCCGATTACTCCGGGTTCGGACAAGCTGACCTTTTACGTCGCCGGGGAGCGCCGCTGGGCGGGCGACCGCGAGCCGCACGCCACCGCCGGTGGGATGCTCCCGAACAACGAGTCCGGCCTCTGGAACTGGCAGGGCAAGTTGAACTGGCGCCCCTCGGGGAATGTCTCGGCCCTCGTCGGCACCAACGGATCGGTGGAAAAGTGGCAGGAGTACCGCCACGACTACCTCTTCAACATCCAGCACACGCCGAAGTATGATGACCGCAACTACAGCGTCTTCGGCGAGCTGACCCACACGGTCAACTCGAAGACCTTCCACACGCTCAAGGCCAACTGGTTCTCGACCGAGCGCATTCGCGGCGACGGCGTGCACTTTGACGACCTGTGGGCCTACGGTCGTCCGAGCGGCAATCCCAACTTCGATCAGACGCAGTTGTACACGGCTTGGGATGACATGAATCTGGACCCCGACAGTCTGGAGCATGGCAGCGAGGAGAACAAGTACTTCCCGCTCGTCACCCCGCACGAAGACAGCGTCTTCGAAGTGTTGATGCCCGACGGCAGCACGCGCGAGCAGTCCTTTGTGGTTCGTGGCGACGAAGCGACCGTCTGGGACGACCTGCTGAAGCGGAAGTCATCGTACGTCGGCGCCGATTGGGACCTGGTCAGCCAGGTGCACCCGAACCACGAGGTCAAGGCCGGACTCGAATTCCAGCGCCACGCGCTGCGCCGCTACCAGCACCTGTTCCCGGTCAATGTCTACCAGGGCGCCAACGGCGGTTTCGACGACATCGACCACTTTGGCTACAATGAGTTGGGCGAGGAGTCCGACGAGGGAGGTCTCAACTCGGTGAAAAATCCGATCAACATGGCCGCCTACCTGCAAGACAAGTTCGAATGGGAGGGGCTGGTCGTGAACGCCGGGTTGCGGTTCGATTACTTCGATTACAAGACCGAACGGCTGGTTGATCCCGAGCAGCCGCTGGATCCGTTCGACCGGGCCACCTACGCGGACACGGCGACCGGTCTTTCCGATGAGGAGCGCAACGCCCTGCGCCAGGGAGCTCAGGAACTCTCCGAGGACGAACTCACCAGTTCGGAGTCCGTCTCGCGGCTCTCGCCGCGGCTTGGGGTTGCCTTCCCGGTGGCCGACGGCTCCGTGTTTCACTTCTCCTACGGGAAGTTCTTCCAGCGGCCCGACCTGCAAAACCTGTATGTGAACTACGACTACCTCGAGTACAAGATCCGCACCGGCGGATACTTCTTCGCGTTCGGCAACCCGAATCTGGAGCCGGAAGAGACCACCGCCTATGAGGCCGGGTGGCAGCGCCGTGTGAGCGATAACGCCTCCATCGACATCACGGCCTTCTACAAGGACGTGAAGAACCTGACCGAGGTCGTGACCCAACCGGCGATCCCGAATTCGTTTTCGACCTACCGCAACGTCGACTACGGCACGGTGAAGGGCGTTGAATTCTCGCTGGATGTGCGCCGCTCGCGCAATATCTCGGCGCAGTTCAACTACGCGCTGGCCTACGCCGACGGCACCGGTTCCTTTGCCAACACCCAGTCCAACATCGCCTGGACCGTGGCCGAGCCGCCCAAACACGCCACGCCCTTGGAGTTCGACCAGCGTCACAAGATCACTGGCGTGCTCGACATCCGCACCGGCCCCGGCGAAGGTCCCAAGCTCGGCGATTTCTACCCGCTGGAGCGCGCAGGCGTCAATTTCGTGCTGGGCGCCGGGTCGGGCTTCCCGTATTCGCCGGTCTTCGTCTATAACGAAGTCACGCTCGGCGCGATCTCGCCGCGACCTTCCGGCCCGATCAATTCGCGCCGTCAGCCGTGGCAGTACCGTGTGGACATGAAGGCCAACCGCGAAATCACCATCGCTGGCAAGATGAATCTCGATCTGTATGTCTGGGTCATCAATCTCTTCGACCGCGACAACGTTGTCGACGTGTACGAGTCGACGGGCCTGCCGAACGAGACCGGCTGGCTGGAGACGCCCGATGGTCAGCAGTTCATCGTCGACAACTCGATGATCCACGATACATCGCGCCTGACCGGAGAGGAGAAGTATCAGGTCAGACAGGCCGATCCGCGCAACTACGACACGCCGCGGCAGATTCGATTCGGCGCGCGGTGGACATTCTAAGGGCGTAATCACAGGACGTGGACGCCCGTTGGTACGCCAGGCGCGCCCGGGCGATGCGAAGGAGGACATGGATGAAACGCTGGACTTGGGTGATTTCCGGACTGGCAATGCCGCTGGCGGCCGTGATGGTGATCGCGGCCGGACCGCGGCAGTCGCCCGCGCCGGCCTCGCCCCAAATCATCGACAACACCACGTTTTTCGACGCGAACAATCTGTTGATGTTCGTGGGCAATACCGGTTCGTTCGCCTATGACCGCACTGCGCTCCTGGGCAAGAACGATGGCCTGTATTATCCCAAAGGTACCAACACGTCGGTGATCTATGCCGCCGGCGTCTGGATGGGTGCCAAGGTGAATGGCGGCGTCCGTACCGCCGCCGCCGAGTACGCTAATGACTACGTGCCCGGACCGATGGCCAACGGCACGTTTCAGAGTGACCGCGGCAGTTATCGTGTCTATGTGATCAACAAAGGCGATACCCGCGAGACCAGCGAGGACTACCGGACCTGGCCGTTCGACGACGGCGCTCCGGCGCTGAAAGCCGCCGACGGCTCTGATTCTCTGGACAGCGAAGGCAACCGGATCCCGCTGTTGCTTGGCGACCAGGCGCTTTGGAGCGTTTACAACGACGCCAGCGTCGCCGGACGCGAGTCCGATCCGGGAAGTGGCTCCGCCGGACCTTTGGGCGTGGAGATCCAACACTATGTGTTCGGCTACGCACGTGCCGGCGCCCTCGGTAACACGATCTTCATGCAGTTCAAGATCATCAATAAGGGCGGCAACCTCCTCGAGGACACCTACATCTCGCTGTGGGCCGATCCCGATCTGGGCGACGCGGGCGACGACTTCGTCGGATGCGACACGACCCTCTCGATCGGCTTTTGCTACAACGCCGATGCGGACGATGCTTCCTATGGAGACAAGCCACCGGCTGTGGGCTTCGACTTCTTCCAGGGACCGATTATCCCCGCGCCGGGCGTCACAGACACCATTCTGGTGGACGGCAAGGTCAAAGTCGTCACTGGCTACGAGGAACTGCCGATGACCTCGTTTAATAAGTACATCAATGGCACCGACCCGTCGAACAACATTGAGACCTACAACTACATGCAAGGTCTGGAGATCAACGGCACCCCCCACGTGTACAACGGCGACACCGTCAAGTTCTTCATGAGCGGCGACCCCGTCACCGGCACCGGTGAGTTGGACAACAACGCCGCCGACCGCCGCTACATGATGACCTCGGGGCCATTTACGATGAATCCGGGCGACACCCAGGTGGTGGTGGCCGCGGTCATTGTGGCACAGGGCGACAATCACCTCTCGTCCGTGCAGCGCCTGCGCGAGACCGACCGGATCGCGCAGAACGTGTTCGATGCCAACTTCGACATCCCCGGCCCGCCGCCCCCGCCGACCGTCTGGCAGATTCCACATGACAACGCGGTGCGCCTGTTCTGGGGAGTGGAGGCCGACGGCGACGTACAGGAGTCTTACGGGCCCCCGGTCGAGCCAGGCGGCGAGCCGGTCTTATTGCAGCGCTTTGTGCATGAGGGGTTCAACGTGTACCAAGGCGCGTCCAGCTCGGGACCCTGGACCAAGATCGCAACGTTCGATCTCAACAACGATGTCGAACGCATTTACAATGATGTCGACAACCCGGAGGGCAGGGAGCGTGTCGTTGTCCAGCACGGTTCCAACACCGGGTTGCAACATGAATTGCTGGTCGTGCAGGACCGGATCCGCGGCGGCGGGATAGTAAACAACCGACCATACTACTTCGCCGTCACCGCCTACAACTATGACGAACTTAACGCGGTGCCTTTCACCGATGAATTGGGAAACCCCTTCGGAATCATCGCGGAGTCGTTCGAAACGCTGCCCTCGGCGCCTTCCGATGGTGTGGTGCCGCTGTCCATGACCGGCATCCTGGCAGACACCGCCGAACACCTGTCCGGAATCAGCGACGGTACCGTGTTGATCGACTTCTACGATCCGACGGCAGTGACCGGTCACACGTACAACGTCACGTTTAACGAAGACTTGTCTTGGAACCTATTGGACGTTGACGATGACGAGTTCCTGCTGCAAAACGAGACTTTTCCGATCAGTTCCGAAGGCACGGATGGCTTCATTCTCCGTGTGCTGGGGCCGTCAGCTGGCATCAAGTCCATCGTGGAGGTCGCCAACGCCAACGGTCCGGTTGATCCGCCCGACAACGTCGCATTCTCTCGTAATTCGACCGGTGACTGGTATATCTCCTCCGACGATGGAAACAACTGGGCGCGTTTGAACTGGCGCGGTCTGATTGGCGTCAGCGACTGGGAGTTCCGCTTCACCAGCGAGGGCTCCGAGTACTACGACTGGAGCACGGACGAAAAGTGGCCGAATCGGGCGCCGTTTGAGGTCTGGAACATCGGTCCCGGCACGATCAACAATACCGCCGATGATAGACGCGTGCAATTCGCCGTCCTCGACGACGATGAGTCGGGCGGCTGGAGCATGGGTGACCGCATCTACGTCATCGAGCGGGAGTACGTTGAGCCGCTACCGGCCACAGCCGTCTACGATTTCCCGGCCGATTTCCACATTGGGCGCATCATCATTAACGACCTTTCCGGGAACGGGCCGTGCGCCGAGGGCACCATCATTCGGTTCACGACCAACAAGCCGAATGCCCCGGAAGATCTCTTTGAGTTCGTCACCCACGTGCCCGGCGATGGCGACGGGACCGTCATTAAGAACGCTGTCGACAACGTCTACCCGGTGCCGAATCCGTACTACAACCTGACCTCCCTGGAACTGGATCAGTTCCGCCGTCAGATCAAATTTGTCAATCTGCCGCCGGCGCTCACCACCATCCGCATCTTCAACCTCGCGGGTGACTGTGTGCGGGTGCTGACGAAGGACAATCCCGGCTCCGCCGAATTGGTCTGGGATGTCTTGACCGAAACCGGCCTGCCCGTCGCCTCCGGCATGTACATCTACCATGTCGAGGCCGAGGGGATCGGCACCAAGATCGGCAAATTGGCGGTGTTCACCGAGGTGGAGCAGCTCAACACCTATTGATCATGCGACGGCCCAGGGAACGGGCCTTTCCATGGAGGCAGGAACGATGA carries:
- the coaE gene encoding dephospho-CoA kinase (Dephospho-CoA kinase (CoaE) performs the final step in coenzyme A biosynthesis.), with translation MSSRSPKRAIPVIGVTGPIGSGKSAVSACFAAWGGAIVSGDEIGHRVVDRSPQLRNRLARAFGHDILTGGQIDRGLLARRAFAGPRQTATLNRIVHPALVAELNREVARLRRRRGVRAVVIDAALLVEWGIGRIHWDFLVGVNAPYELRLRRLRKRGMSLAQIRRFSRAQMPWNRKRAYCDFIVKNGSSWANLRREARLCWEKMLS
- a CDS encoding transketolase, coding for MTRQNPYRFSVERLADKALEIRRDIITMLVEAKSGHTGGPLGFADVATALFFHELVFDPKNPKWPDRDMWFYSFGHVTPIHYSALAEAGFFPLKDLMKFRKFDGHLQGHPSNLDSPGIEVSSGSLGQGLSIAFGAAYGSRMDGHPRRVYALMSDGEQQEGSIWEAVMSAGHYQLDNLCGIIDYNNIQIDGCVEDIMGLAPLADKYRAFRWHVIEIDGHDFRQILAALDEARATKGKPTVILARTVMGRPVSFMSDNYEWHGKPPTREQGEKALAELGTSLAEWSARLLNN
- a CDS encoding transketolase C-terminal domain-containing protein codes for the protein MPELKKTREGFGRALVELGKANPDVVVLVGDLSESTMVSFFAKEFPERFIQMGVAEQNIMNTAAGLSLVGKIPFLSTYGAFATCRCMDQIRVTVCYSDLNVKIGGAHGGISVGPDGATHQAMEEISMLRALPRMKVVVPCDFEETRKATHAAAELWGPVYIRFGRENVPVVTTPETPFVFGKGLPLRDGGDLAIIACGVMVYEALEAADALAKRGIEARVINLHTIKPIDREIIRQAAADCGAIVTAEEHQINGGLGGAVAEVVVRGNPVPMEFVAVDDRFGQSGTPDELMTAFGLKSRDIIAAGEKVLKRKTARVF
- a CDS encoding pyridoxal phosphate-dependent aminotransferase, with translation MATVVSTPVRPKPMAERLRNLGTESAFEVLARAREIERTGRSVIHLEIGEPDFDTPRHIVEEAVNALRSGMTHYGPSAGLPEAREAIARYVRESRGVDVTPDWVVVTPGAKPIIFFTIFALVDPGDEVIYPNPGFPIYESVIRFVGAKPVPIVLREENGFRVDIDELASLVTDKTKLIIINSPQNPTGGMLTPGDLATVAQIALERGIYVLADEIYSEIVYDGKFTSILHVAPEARENVILLDGMSKTFAMTGWRLGWGVMPPTIAIAVSRLQTNSNSCTASFSQKVIGPALFGRRDEVVAMCREFRVRRDLVVDGLNRIPGISCLKPAGAFYVFPNISRLGMKAKEVERGLLEEAGVAALAGTSFGSGGEGYLRLSYANSQDNLREGLRRMEEWVKNHTH
- a CDS encoding TonB-dependent receptor produces the protein MRKFVNTLWVLSFAALLLAVSAWAGTTGKIAGVVTDKTNGQPIPGAAISIVGTTWGALTDEEGRFVILNVPVGTYTLKATIVGFAPMEVTNVGVNVDLTTIQDFALSSEAVELGTVSVTAERPLVKQDRTSSLRIVGAEDVQNLPTRGYQDVVGLQAGAIRFSDNVGVRQRGGRENSTTGTLNVRGGRSSEVAYYVDGFSQQDPLTGLSTTQINNNSIQEVSIVTGGFNAEYGLIMSGAVNVITRAGTDKFHGTFETVTDNFHGENYDFNVYSGVLSGPITPGSDKLTFYVAGERRWAGDREPHATAGGMLPNNESGLWNWQGKLNWRPSGNVSALVGTNGSVEKWQEYRHDYLFNIQHTPKYDDRNYSVFGELTHTVNSKTFHTLKANWFSTERIRGDGVHFDDLWAYGRPSGNPNFDQTQLYTAWDDMNLDPDSLEHGSEENKYFPLVTPHEDSVFEVLMPDGSTREQSFVVRGDEATVWDDLLKRKSSYVGADWDLVSQVHPNHEVKAGLEFQRHALRRYQHLFPVNVYQGANGGFDDIDHFGYNELGEESDEGGLNSVKNPINMAAYLQDKFEWEGLVVNAGLRFDYFDYKTERLVDPEQPLDPFDRATYADTATGLSDEERNALRQGAQELSEDELTSSESVSRLSPRLGVAFPVADGSVFHFSYGKFFQRPDLQNLYVNYDYLEYKIRTGGYFFAFGNPNLEPEETTAYEAGWQRRVSDNASIDITAFYKDVKNLTEVVTQPAIPNSFSTYRNVDYGTVKGVEFSLDVRRSRNISAQFNYALAYADGTGSFANTQSNIAWTVAEPPKHATPLEFDQRHKITGVLDIRTGPGEGPKLGDFYPLERAGVNFVLGAGSGFPYSPVFVYNEVTLGAISPRPSGPINSRRQPWQYRVDMKANREITIAGKMNLDLYVWVINLFDRDNVVDVYESTGLPNETGWLETPDGQQFIVDNSMIHDTSRLTGEEKYQVRQADPRNYDTPRQIRFGARWTF